The following are from one region of the Falco cherrug isolate bFalChe1 chromosome 19, bFalChe1.pri, whole genome shotgun sequence genome:
- the IL6R gene encoding LOW QUALITY PROTEIN: interleukin-6 receptor subunit alpha (The sequence of the model RefSeq protein was modified relative to this genomic sequence to represent the inferred CDS: deleted 8 bases in 7 codons), whose protein sequence is PPPSRFHNRGHRPRRRRLRRCLPARGRAHGAAAAAAAPRCCSASPPPLLLLLPPAAAPGRPCGPTGLSRDTVLGRPGANVTLTCQDQAPVNVPVSWQVEARGASGGGGAAGWRGATCCSCSGLRYEDSGRYSCSLGGRPLRSLRLLVEEPPETPRVSCYRRSHDKDVLCEWPLQAKPSPGTRAMLWVKRRFVAENATEQRCRYFSKARKFLCRVKVPPGTEDTKPLVVSTCAHNGAGASAGEDRIITLSSVRDPTPPLNVTVEALEKAPQRLRVNWSYPSSWDPRFYWLRFQVRYRPEPARTFTEVDQVMTTWLDIRDAWRGMQHVVQVRAQEEFGHGAWSEWSREAVGTPWIDPSDLTSEMGPFSSQFPGEDGTYGITLPPELFGEDDAGGTVVEASTRSVAHPSAFLVAGGSLLLGIALFVGIVVRYKQMWRTGGWRTAKPEGEGQHVLVPLGPPSPPLSDTPLLSPPAPPVPGALHVTNLDYFFSGQ, encoded by the exons ccgtcccGGTTTCACAACCGCGGGCaccggccgcgccgccggcggCTCCGCCGATGTTTACCTGCCCGGGGCCGGGCGCATGGCGCGGCCGCTGCGGCCGCTGCTCCccgctgctgctctgcctcccccccgcccctcctcctcctcctgccccccgccgccgctcccgggcGGCCCTGCGGCCCCACGG GGCTCTCACGGGACACGGTGCTGGGACGCCCGGGAGCAAACGTCACGTTGACCTGCCAGGACCAGGCACCAGTGAACGTCCCGGTGTCCTGGCAGGTGGAGGCGCGGGGGGCTtcgggcggcgggggggccgcaGGCTGGCGGGGGGCAACGTGCTGCTCCTGCAGCGGGCTGCGCTACGAGGACTCGGGGCGTTACAGCTGCTCCTTG GGGGGCCGCCCGCTGCGCTCCCTGCGCCTGCTGGTGGAAG AGCCCCCCGAAACTCCCCGCGTCTCCTGCTAC CGGCGGAGCCACGACAAAGACGTCCTGTGCGAG TGGCCGCTGCAGGCGAAGCCGTCC CCGGGGACGCGGGCGATGCTCTGGGTGAAGCGGAG GTTCGTGGCTGAGAACGCCACGGAGCAGCGGTGCCGCTACTTCTCCAAGGCGCGGAAGTTTCTTTGCCGC GTGAAGGTGCCCCCCGGGACCGAAGACACCAAACCCCTCGTGGTGTCCACGTGCGCCCACAACGGTGCCGGTGCCTCGGCCGGCGAGGACAGGATCATCACCCTCAGCAGCGTCCGTGA CCCGACCCCCCCCCTCAACGTCACGGTGGAGGCGCTGGAGAAGGCGCCGCAGCGGCTGCGGGTCAACTGGTCCTACCCCTCCTCGTGGGAC CCCCGCTTCTACTGGCTCCGCTTCCAGGTCCGCTACCGCCCTGAGCCTGCCCGGACCTTCACGGAG GTGGACCAGGTGATGACGACGTGGCTGGACATCCGTGACGCGTGGCGGGGGATGCAGCACGTGGTGCAGGTGCGGGCGCAGGAGGAGTTCGGCCACGGCGCGTGGAGCGAGTGGAGCCGGGAGGCGGTGGGCACCCCCTGGATAG ACCCCAGCGACCTCACCTCTGAAATGGGACCCTTCAGCTCGCAG TTCCCCGGGGAGGACGGCACCTACGGGATCACACTGCCCCCCGAGCTCTTTGGGGAGGATGATGCTGGTG GGACCGTCGTGGAAGCCAGCACCCGCTCCGTGGCGCACCCCTCTGCCTTCCTGGTGGCCGggggcagcctgctcctgggCATCGCCCTCTTCGTTGGCATCGTGGTGAG GTACAAGCAGATGTGGCGGACGGGCGGGTGGCGGACAGCCAAGCCAGAGGGGGAGGGGCAGCATGTGCTGGTGCCCCtgggcccccccagcccccccctcAGTGACACCCCCCTGCtctcgccccccgcc cccccggtCCCCGGGGCTCTCCATGTCACCAACTTGGACTATTTCTTCTCAGGACAGTAG